In one window of Dermochelys coriacea isolate rDerCor1 chromosome 3, rDerCor1.pri.v4, whole genome shotgun sequence DNA:
- the RSPH9 gene encoding radial spoke head protein 9 homolog isoform X3 codes for MDAQSLTYALDLVAGGGGGLSSEKRAALRASLLLLRRDYRFEQVRFWGRIQGIRGPYYIAEGLGGDRAGPRSRLYSLNCMEWSLLPPATEEMITQTAGLKGRFQGDPSYEYDPTEKKGEENERIYEEEGGPMIKEEIRLVATIDQIDKAVGIIPRGAFVKTPLGPVHENRNFEGLSLTEAKKLNSYFHFTEPVNLKNRTLLQKADLDPSIDFLDSLEHDIPTVQERTPSAEVTETLTCNSAHHLYQQQSL; via the exons ATGGACGCCCAGTCGCTGACCTACGCGCTGGACCTGGTGGCCGGGGGCGGCGGGGGCCTGAGCTCGGAGAAGCGGGCGGCGCTGCGGgcctcgctgctgctgctgcgccgGGACTATCGCTTCGAGCAGGTCCGGTTCTGGGGCCGCATCCAGGGCATCCGCGGGCCCTATTACATCGccgaggggctggggggagaccgCGCCGGGCCCAGGAGCCGCCTCTACAG CTTGAACTGTATGGAGTGGAGTCTTCTGCCACCAGCTACTGAGGAAATGATCACACAGACTGCAGGGCTAAAGGGCCGTTTCCAGGGGGATCCATCTTATGAGTATGATCCCACTGAGAAGAAGGGGGAAGAGAATGAGAGAATATATGAGGAGGAAGGTGGG cccATGATCAAGGAGGAAATCCGTCTTGTAGCTACGATAGATCAGATAGATAAGGCAGTGGGTATCATCCCACGGGGTGCATTTGTGAAGACCCCGCTCGGCCCTGTCCATGAAAACAGGAATTTTGAAG GTCTGTCTCTGACTGAGGCAAAAAAGTTAAATTCCTATTTCCACTTCACTGAGCCTGTTAACCTGAAGAACAGAACACTCCTGCAAAAGGCTGACCTGGACCCATCCATTGACTTCTTGGACTCTCTGGAGCATGATATCCCAACAG TCCAGGAGAGAACACCCTCTGCAGAGGTAACAGAGACGCTCACATGCAATTCAGCTCATCATCTCTATCAACAGCAGAGTTTGTGA
- the RSPH9 gene encoding radial spoke head protein 9 homolog isoform X2, which yields MDAQSLTYALDLVAGGGGGLSSEKRAALRASLLLLRRDYRFEQVRFWGRIQGIRGPYYIAEGLGGDRAGPRSRLYSLNCMEWSLLPPATEEMITQTAGLKGRFQGDPSYEYDPTEKKGEENERIYEEEGGPMIKEEIRLVATIDQIDKAVGIIPRGAFVKTPLGPVHENRNFEGLSLTEAKKLNSYFHFTEPVNLKNRTLLQKADLDPSIDFLDSLEHDIPTALPMHLSPDPQQLWPFLSWTPSTLLSQLSEPEASLPFQGRASLEQKLSKLRGG from the exons ATGGACGCCCAGTCGCTGACCTACGCGCTGGACCTGGTGGCCGGGGGCGGCGGGGGCCTGAGCTCGGAGAAGCGGGCGGCGCTGCGGgcctcgctgctgctgctgcgccgGGACTATCGCTTCGAGCAGGTCCGGTTCTGGGGCCGCATCCAGGGCATCCGCGGGCCCTATTACATCGccgaggggctggggggagaccgCGCCGGGCCCAGGAGCCGCCTCTACAG CTTGAACTGTATGGAGTGGAGTCTTCTGCCACCAGCTACTGAGGAAATGATCACACAGACTGCAGGGCTAAAGGGCCGTTTCCAGGGGGATCCATCTTATGAGTATGATCCCACTGAGAAGAAGGGGGAAGAGAATGAGAGAATATATGAGGAGGAAGGTGGG cccATGATCAAGGAGGAAATCCGTCTTGTAGCTACGATAGATCAGATAGATAAGGCAGTGGGTATCATCCCACGGGGTGCATTTGTGAAGACCCCGCTCGGCCCTGTCCATGAAAACAGGAATTTTGAAG GTCTGTCTCTGACTGAGGCAAAAAAGTTAAATTCCTATTTCCACTTCACTGAGCCTGTTAACCTGAAGAACAGAACACTCCTGCAAAAGGCTGACCTGGACCCATCCATTGACTTCTTGGACTCTCTGGAGCATGATATCCCAACAG ctctgccaatgcacctcagtcctgacccacagcaacTATGGCCATTCCTGTCCTGGACTCCTTCCACACTGCTCAGCCAACTCTCTGAACCTGAAGCATCCCTGCCTTTCCAGGGCAGGGCCTCTCTTGAGCAGAAATTGTCAAAGCTCAGAGGTGGGTAA